From a single Anomalospiza imberbis isolate Cuckoo-Finch-1a 21T00152 chromosome 16, ASM3175350v1, whole genome shotgun sequence genomic region:
- the AMDHD2 gene encoding N-acetylglucosamine-6-phosphate deacetylase isoform X2, with amino-acid sequence MSNEFGDCHLKMDEGQKSMEKGMTPDVVEVQPNKGQASDGVKQSDPTPEAKPELFTSSGSSFRFDFTLSKTNPEADPGDSGAEQVQNNVRATKQENWNGTLRFAASGQEPKFAFNFAIPDEDCPHLQLLPASQHTEHTADSSLPAESEALPQAAALQKPEVTQVTGSAPKEDRSHVTSKIPQTETAPADKAMTEKSTGGGAAQKKKKKQKAPVSKNKTEETETSRKAKAEANSCQNTDTSHQDEKTSQQSEEQLWKEVDWCVNQLELGLKTQKPTPKQAEEALRAIRTLRSDKAPLVKKRQLMRAMFGDYRKKMQEELCRELKLMETGRRTLHAAKSARIVELKGSIHKKNGQFIRKCLGACRKSQSSAESPSESHRTLNTGLFNFTTPQEFHFNFF; translated from the exons ATGAGCAATGAGTTTGGGGATTGTCATCTCAAAATGGATGAGGGTCAGAAGAGCATGGAGAAAG GCATGACCCCTGATGTTGTGGAAGTACAGCCAAACAAGGGGCAGGCTTCAGATGGTGTGAAACAGTCTGACCCAACCCCtgaggcaaagccagagttgTTCACATCATCTGGCAGCAGCTTCCGATTTGATTTTACACTTTCCAAGACCAACCCAGAAGCTGACCCTGGTGACAGTGGTGCTGAGCAGGTACAAAACAATGTCAGAGCCACCAAGCAGGAGAACTGGAATGGCACCTTGAGGTTTGCTGCCTCTGGACAAGAACCCAAGTTTGCTTTCAACTTTGCCATCCCAGATGAAGACTGTCCTCATCTTCAGTTACTTCCAGCAAGCCAACATACAGAGCACACAGCAGATTCTTCACTCCCTGCTGAATCAGAAGCTCTGCCACAGGCTGCAGCCTTGCAGAAGCCTGAGGTGACTCAAGTGACAGGGAGTGCACCCAAAGAGGATAGAAGCCATGTCACATCAAAGATCCCCCAAACAGAGACAGCCCCTGCAGACAAGGCAATGACAGAGAAATCAACAGGAGGTGGAGCTGcccagaagaaaaagaagaaacaaaaagcacctgtcagtaaaaacaaaacagaagaaactgAGACCAGCAGGAAGGCAAAGGCAGAAGCTAACAGCTGTCAAAATACAGATACTTCCCATCAGGATGAGAAGACCTCTCAG CAGTCAGAagagcagctgtggaaggaGGTGGACTGGTGTGTGAACCAGCTGGAACTCGGCTTGAAGACCCAGAAACCCACTCCAAAGCAGG CTGAGGAGGCTCTCAGGGCAATCAGGACATTGCGCAGTGACAAGGCTCCACTGGTGAAGAAGCGTCAGCTCATGAGAGCCATGTTTGGAGACTACAGGAAGAagatgcaggaggagctgtgcagagagctGAAACTTATGGAAACAGGTAGGAGAACTTTGCATG CTGCAAAATCTGCCAGGATCGTGGAGTTGAAGGGAAGTATCCACAAGAAGAATGGCCAGTTCATCCGGAAGTGCTTGGGAGCTTGCAGGAAAAGCCAAAGTTCAGCAGAATCCCCTTCAGAGTCACACAGGACACTTAACACAGGCTTATTCAATTTCACAACTCCCCAAGAATTTCACTTTAACTTCTTCTAG
- the AMDHD2 gene encoding N-acetylglucosamine-6-phosphate deacetylase isoform X4, which produces MSNEFGDCHLKMDEGQKSMEKGMTPDVVEVQPNKGQASDGVKQSDPTPEAKPELFTSSGSSFRFDFTLSKTNPEADPGDSGAEQVQNNVRATKQENWNGTLRFAASGQEPKFAFNFAIPDEDCPHLQLLPASQHTEHTADSSLPAESEALPQAAALQKPEVTQVTGSAPKEDRSHVTSKIPQTETAPADKAMTEKSTGGGAAQKKKKKQKAPVSKNKTEETETSRKAKAEANSCQNTDTSHQDEKTSQQSEEQLWKEVDWCVNQLELGLKTQKPTPKQAEEALRAIRTLRSDKAPLVKKRQLMRAMFGDYRKKMQEELCRELKLMETAAKSARIVELKGSIHKKNGQFIRKCLGACRKSQSSAESPSESHRTLNTGLFNFTTPQEFHFNFF; this is translated from the exons ATGAGCAATGAGTTTGGGGATTGTCATCTCAAAATGGATGAGGGTCAGAAGAGCATGGAGAAAG GCATGACCCCTGATGTTGTGGAAGTACAGCCAAACAAGGGGCAGGCTTCAGATGGTGTGAAACAGTCTGACCCAACCCCtgaggcaaagccagagttgTTCACATCATCTGGCAGCAGCTTCCGATTTGATTTTACACTTTCCAAGACCAACCCAGAAGCTGACCCTGGTGACAGTGGTGCTGAGCAGGTACAAAACAATGTCAGAGCCACCAAGCAGGAGAACTGGAATGGCACCTTGAGGTTTGCTGCCTCTGGACAAGAACCCAAGTTTGCTTTCAACTTTGCCATCCCAGATGAAGACTGTCCTCATCTTCAGTTACTTCCAGCAAGCCAACATACAGAGCACACAGCAGATTCTTCACTCCCTGCTGAATCAGAAGCTCTGCCACAGGCTGCAGCCTTGCAGAAGCCTGAGGTGACTCAAGTGACAGGGAGTGCACCCAAAGAGGATAGAAGCCATGTCACATCAAAGATCCCCCAAACAGAGACAGCCCCTGCAGACAAGGCAATGACAGAGAAATCAACAGGAGGTGGAGCTGcccagaagaaaaagaagaaacaaaaagcacctgtcagtaaaaacaaaacagaagaaactgAGACCAGCAGGAAGGCAAAGGCAGAAGCTAACAGCTGTCAAAATACAGATACTTCCCATCAGGATGAGAAGACCTCTCAG CAGTCAGAagagcagctgtggaaggaGGTGGACTGGTGTGTGAACCAGCTGGAACTCGGCTTGAAGACCCAGAAACCCACTCCAAAGCAGG CTGAGGAGGCTCTCAGGGCAATCAGGACATTGCGCAGTGACAAGGCTCCACTGGTGAAGAAGCGTCAGCTCATGAGAGCCATGTTTGGAGACTACAGGAAGAagatgcaggaggagctgtgcagagagctGAAACTTATGGAAACAG CTGCAAAATCTGCCAGGATCGTGGAGTTGAAGGGAAGTATCCACAAGAAGAATGGCCAGTTCATCCGGAAGTGCTTGGGAGCTTGCAGGAAAAGCCAAAGTTCAGCAGAATCCCCTTCAGAGTCACACAGGACACTTAACACAGGCTTATTCAATTTCACAACTCCCCAAGAATTTCACTTTAACTTCTTCTAG
- the AMDHD2 gene encoding N-acetylglucosamine-6-phosphate deacetylase isoform X3: MSNEFGDCHLKMDEGQKSMEKGMTPDVVEVQPNKGQASDGVKQSDPTPEAKPELFTSSGSSFRFDFTLSKTNPEADPGDSGAEQVQNNVRATKQENWNGTLRFAASGQEPKFAFNFAIPDEDCPHLQLLPASQHTEHTADSSLPAESEALPQAAALQKPEVTQVTGSAPKEDRSHVTSKIPQTETAPADKAMTEKSTGGGAAQKKKKKQKAPVSKNKTEETETSRKAKAEANSCQNTDTSHQDEKTSQSEEQLWKEVDWCVNQLELGLKTQKPTPKQAEEALRAIRTLRSDKAPLVKKRQLMRAMFGDYRKKMQEELCRELKLMETGRRTLHAAKSARIVELKGSIHKKNGQFIRKCLGACRKSQSSAESPSESHRTLNTGLFNFTTPQEFHFNFF, from the exons ATGAGCAATGAGTTTGGGGATTGTCATCTCAAAATGGATGAGGGTCAGAAGAGCATGGAGAAAG GCATGACCCCTGATGTTGTGGAAGTACAGCCAAACAAGGGGCAGGCTTCAGATGGTGTGAAACAGTCTGACCCAACCCCtgaggcaaagccagagttgTTCACATCATCTGGCAGCAGCTTCCGATTTGATTTTACACTTTCCAAGACCAACCCAGAAGCTGACCCTGGTGACAGTGGTGCTGAGCAGGTACAAAACAATGTCAGAGCCACCAAGCAGGAGAACTGGAATGGCACCTTGAGGTTTGCTGCCTCTGGACAAGAACCCAAGTTTGCTTTCAACTTTGCCATCCCAGATGAAGACTGTCCTCATCTTCAGTTACTTCCAGCAAGCCAACATACAGAGCACACAGCAGATTCTTCACTCCCTGCTGAATCAGAAGCTCTGCCACAGGCTGCAGCCTTGCAGAAGCCTGAGGTGACTCAAGTGACAGGGAGTGCACCCAAAGAGGATAGAAGCCATGTCACATCAAAGATCCCCCAAACAGAGACAGCCCCTGCAGACAAGGCAATGACAGAGAAATCAACAGGAGGTGGAGCTGcccagaagaaaaagaagaaacaaaaagcacctgtcagtaaaaacaaaacagaagaaactgAGACCAGCAGGAAGGCAAAGGCAGAAGCTAACAGCTGTCAAAATACAGATACTTCCCATCAGGATGAGAAGACCTCTCAG TCAGAagagcagctgtggaaggaGGTGGACTGGTGTGTGAACCAGCTGGAACTCGGCTTGAAGACCCAGAAACCCACTCCAAAGCAGG CTGAGGAGGCTCTCAGGGCAATCAGGACATTGCGCAGTGACAAGGCTCCACTGGTGAAGAAGCGTCAGCTCATGAGAGCCATGTTTGGAGACTACAGGAAGAagatgcaggaggagctgtgcagagagctGAAACTTATGGAAACAGGTAGGAGAACTTTGCATG CTGCAAAATCTGCCAGGATCGTGGAGTTGAAGGGAAGTATCCACAAGAAGAATGGCCAGTTCATCCGGAAGTGCTTGGGAGCTTGCAGGAAAAGCCAAAGTTCAGCAGAATCCCCTTCAGAGTCACACAGGACACTTAACACAGGCTTATTCAATTTCACAACTCCCCAAGAATTTCACTTTAACTTCTTCTAG